Proteins from one Haloarchaeobius litoreus genomic window:
- a CDS encoding KEOPS complex subunit Pcc1: MRRATVRTEHERPQLIAAALRPDNTDEMQSEVEGDTVVTHIERETTGGLQSTVDDYVVNVDVADRVVQHAYRHNKSKP, from the coding sequence ATGAGACGAGCGACGGTCCGGACAGAACACGAGCGCCCGCAGCTGATCGCGGCAGCGCTCCGCCCGGACAACACCGACGAGATGCAGAGCGAGGTCGAGGGAGACACGGTCGTCACGCACATCGAGCGCGAGACGACCGGTGGACTCCAGTCGACCGTCGACGACTACGTCGTGAACGTCGACGTCGCGGACAGAGTGGTACAGCACGCATACCGACACAACAAATCCAAACCATGA
- a CDS encoding plastocyanin/azurin family copper-binding protein gives MDRRTLLASVGTATAVGLSGCLALSSTSRTNCGEACDIGMSASAFRPGELEVSVGDTVVWKNTSSKAHTVTAYEGAIPEDAAFFASGGFDGEQAARDAWFDSRGGAIPVGETFEHTFEVPGEHNYVCIPHERGGMTGKIVVTE, from the coding sequence ATGGACCGCCGGACACTCCTCGCGTCGGTCGGCACCGCCACCGCAGTCGGGCTCTCGGGCTGTCTCGCTCTCTCCTCGACGAGCCGGACGAACTGCGGCGAGGCCTGCGACATCGGCATGTCGGCGAGCGCCTTCCGCCCGGGCGAACTCGAGGTATCGGTCGGCGACACCGTCGTCTGGAAGAACACCTCCAGCAAGGCCCACACTGTGACTGCCTACGAGGGGGCCATCCCCGAGGACGCCGCCTTCTTCGCCTCGGGCGGGTTCGACGGCGAGCAGGCCGCACGCGACGCCTGGTTCGACAGCCGCGGCGGCGCCATCCCCGTCGGGGAGACGTTCGAACACACGTTCGAGGTGCCCGGCGAGCACAACTACGTCTGTATCCCTCACGAACGCGGCGGCATGACCGGAAAAATCGTCGTGACGGAGTAG
- the meaB gene encoding methylmalonyl Co-A mutase-associated GTPase MeaB has translation MSESAGLLEDLLAGKHRALARVITKIENHDPGYRELVSGLYEHTGHAEVIGITGSPGAGKSTLVDKLAEHYREQGETVGVVAIDPSSPYTGGAVLGDRIRMASNVGDMDVFFRSMSARGNLGGLSTATADAVKAMDAFGKDKVIIETVGAGQNEIDIVGAADTVCVLVPPGAGDNVQMLKAGILEIADVFVVNKADMDGADRTVQELTEMVHLGQGSTTVDAGHHGFDEVEMDLDMPTDTDPWKPPIVETIAIDGEGVVDLVETFAEHRQFLEDSGELTRRRRQRVAEEIRTLLRDDAAGLVAAELEDHGGVGAFLDDVMAGDTDPYTIADDVMGPIRDCVEEQ, from the coding sequence ATGAGCGAGTCGGCGGGACTGCTCGAGGACCTGCTCGCCGGCAAGCACCGCGCGCTCGCCCGTGTCATCACGAAGATAGAGAACCACGACCCGGGCTACCGCGAGCTCGTCTCCGGCCTCTACGAACACACCGGGCACGCCGAAGTCATCGGCATCACGGGCAGCCCCGGCGCGGGGAAGTCCACGCTGGTCGACAAGCTCGCAGAGCACTACCGCGAGCAGGGCGAGACCGTCGGCGTCGTCGCCATCGACCCCTCCTCGCCGTACACCGGCGGTGCGGTGCTGGGCGACCGCATCCGGATGGCGTCGAACGTCGGCGACATGGACGTGTTCTTCCGGTCGATGTCCGCCCGGGGCAACCTCGGCGGGCTCTCCACCGCGACGGCTGACGCCGTGAAGGCGATGGACGCCTTCGGCAAGGACAAGGTCATCATCGAGACGGTCGGCGCGGGCCAGAACGAGATCGACATCGTCGGCGCGGCGGACACGGTCTGCGTGCTCGTCCCACCCGGCGCGGGCGACAACGTCCAGATGCTCAAGGCTGGTATCCTCGAGATCGCGGACGTGTTCGTCGTGAACAAGGCCGACATGGACGGGGCGGACCGGACGGTGCAGGAGCTGACCGAGATGGTCCACCTCGGCCAGGGCTCGACGACGGTCGACGCGGGCCACCACGGCTTCGACGAGGTCGAGATGGACCTCGACATGCCCACCGACACCGACCCGTGGAAACCACCTATCGTGGAGACCATCGCCATCGACGGCGAGGGCGTCGTCGACCTCGTCGAGACGTTCGCCGAGCACCGGCAGTTCCTCGAGGACTCGGGCGAGCTCACCCGCCGCCGTCGCCAGCGCGTCGCCGAGGAGATACGGACGCTCCTGCGCGACGACGCGGCCGGGCTCGTCGCGGCCGAACTCGAGGACCACGGCGGCGTCGGCGCGTTCCTCGACGACGTGATGGCCGGCGACACCGACCCGTACACCATCGCCGACGACGTGATGGGGCCGATCCGCGACTGCGTCGAGGAGCAGTAG
- a CDS encoding exonuclease RecJ, which yields MSHTGRITDGGTQSASDVAADLASAPFVHLVPRADGDSLAAAGLVARALADDGIPFQVSVGRTVAERTERAGAVDDRDGRTLVVGDSDADAVHLDPADEPASVAAWRLANDLGGAPDAVLALAGAVAAGAAPGTGATERLLDAAETTGRVVRRPGAVLPTEEPADVAHSTWLHGPFSAGVDAQSTLTDVAAELGPDADESARRRFASLAAVETVTDADVTDRAGTAVERGLRPYATPDSPTASVGGFADVLSCTAASAPGTGIALALGHDVADAAVRAWRDTATRAHEALATATTGRYDGLFVARVDDDAPAPVVARLLRDFRSPEPVALALADDDAAAAAVDDRGIAGAMARTVTQTGGSYDGTATTGYATYECETKEFIHAFREAL from the coding sequence ATGTCGCACACGGGTCGCATCACGGACGGGGGCACGCAGTCGGCGAGCGACGTCGCCGCCGACCTCGCGAGCGCCCCGTTCGTCCACCTCGTCCCCCGTGCCGACGGCGACAGTCTCGCAGCGGCGGGGCTGGTCGCACGCGCACTGGCGGACGATGGAATCCCGTTCCAGGTGAGCGTCGGGCGCACCGTCGCCGAGCGCACCGAGCGCGCGGGGGCTGTCGACGACCGCGACGGACGGACGCTCGTCGTGGGCGACTCCGACGCCGATGCCGTCCACCTCGACCCGGCCGACGAGCCGGCGAGCGTGGCTGCCTGGCGGCTGGCGAACGACCTCGGGGGCGCACCCGACGCCGTGCTGGCGCTGGCCGGCGCGGTCGCGGCGGGTGCGGCACCGGGCACGGGCGCGACCGAACGCCTGCTCGATGCGGCGGAGACGACGGGCCGCGTGGTCCGCCGTCCCGGCGCCGTCCTGCCGACCGAGGAACCCGCCGACGTGGCCCACTCGACGTGGCTGCACGGCCCGTTCTCGGCCGGTGTCGACGCGCAGTCGACGCTGACGGACGTGGCCGCCGAACTCGGGCCGGACGCCGACGAGTCGGCCCGCCGGCGGTTCGCATCGCTGGCCGCGGTCGAGACCGTCACCGACGCCGACGTGACCGACCGCGCCGGCACCGCCGTCGAGCGCGGCCTGCGACCGTACGCGACGCCGGATTCGCCGACCGCGTCGGTCGGCGGGTTCGCCGACGTACTCTCGTGTACGGCCGCGAGCGCGCCCGGGACCGGCATCGCGCTGGCGCTCGGGCACGACGTGGCCGACGCGGCCGTCAGGGCGTGGCGGGACACCGCCACCCGGGCCCACGAGGCGCTGGCGACGGCGACGACCGGCCGGTACGACGGCCTGTTCGTCGCCCGCGTCGACGACGACGCGCCCGCGCCGGTGGTGGCGCGGCTGCTCCGGGACTTCCGGTCGCCGGAGCCGGTCGCGCTGGCGCTCGCGGACGACGACGCCGCCGCAGCAGCGGTCGACGACCGTGGTATCGCCGGCGCGATGGCCCGGACGGTCACGCAGACCGGCGGCAGCTACGACGGCACCGCCACGACGGGGTACGCGACCTACGAGTGCGAGACGAAGGAGTTCATCCACGCGTTCAGGGAGGCACTATGA
- a CDS encoding 30S ribosomal protein S3ae, whose amino-acid sequence MSERSVSRKKQEKRWYTVHAPEQFDRAELGSTPADEPEKVLDRTIETTLGDLTDNASENNTKLTFKITDVGSDAAYTEFVKQELTRDYLRSLVRRGASKIDAYVTVLTTDDYRVQIQPVAFTTKKADHSQERAIRETMIDIVEEAAAERTFAELVDSVVEGRLSSAIYGEAKTIYPLRRVEIKKATLEARPEEVAAEEEAAVDVDEEDVDVAADEDDEE is encoded by the coding sequence ATGAGCGAACGATCCGTTTCCCGCAAGAAGCAAGAGAAGCGGTGGTACACCGTGCACGCCCCGGAGCAGTTCGACCGGGCCGAGCTCGGTAGCACACCCGCAGACGAACCGGAGAAGGTGCTCGACCGCACCATCGAAACCACGCTGGGCGACCTGACCGACAACGCCAGCGAGAACAACACCAAGCTGACCTTCAAGATCACCGACGTCGGCTCCGATGCCGCGTACACCGAGTTCGTGAAGCAGGAGCTCACGCGTGACTACCTGCGCAGCCTGGTCCGCCGCGGCGCGTCGAAGATCGACGCGTACGTGACCGTGCTGACCACGGACGACTACCGCGTCCAGATCCAGCCCGTCGCGTTCACGACGAAGAAGGCGGACCACAGCCAGGAGCGCGCCATCCGCGAGACGATGATCGACATCGTCGAGGAGGCCGCCGCGGAGCGCACCTTCGCGGAGCTCGTCGACTCCGTCGTCGAGGGGCGTCTCTCCTCGGCCATCTACGGCGAGGCGAAGACCATCTACCCGCTGCGCCGCGTCGAGATCAAGAAGGCGACCCTCGAGGCCCGTCCCGAAGAGGTCGCCGCGGAGGAGGAGGCCGCAGTCGACGTCGACGAGGAGGACGTCGACGTCGCAGCCGACGAGGACGACGAAGAGTAA
- a CDS encoding TrmB family transcriptional regulator, whose protein sequence is MEDTSLTDRLERLGLSEKEIDTYLAILDHGEAKASTIADDAGVSKRYVYSVSEKLADRGFVEVNDHAVPTLIQAHPPDEVVQRLTAELESLGPDLSARWNRVTEQEREFEILKARATVIKRLRQFLATAEDEVTLSIPAKLLPEIEDELRETVERDVLVFLMLTGEESASANLDRETPVASVVRVWAERAPVLFTVDTRLGLFAPYELLARSNTGTQAVTIAQEQLVPILVGSFFGNYWPMAEEAVVASPPPLPQSFQSFRHAVFAATRHRNQGTEVVATVEARPVHDGSEFRSLTGRVVEVRQSLVDPVRSTFAVENALVLDIDGERVSVGGPGAFIEDYEARSVRLDPLE, encoded by the coding sequence ATGGAGGACACCTCACTGACCGACCGGCTGGAGCGACTCGGCCTCTCCGAGAAGGAGATCGACACGTACCTCGCCATCCTGGACCACGGCGAGGCGAAGGCGAGCACCATCGCTGACGACGCGGGCGTCTCGAAGCGCTACGTCTACAGCGTCAGCGAGAAGCTCGCCGACCGGGGGTTCGTCGAGGTGAACGACCATGCGGTCCCGACGCTCATCCAGGCCCACCCGCCGGACGAGGTCGTCCAGCGCCTCACCGCGGAGCTGGAGTCGCTGGGACCGGACCTCTCGGCGCGCTGGAACCGCGTCACCGAGCAGGAGCGTGAGTTCGAGATCCTGAAGGCACGAGCGACGGTCATCAAGCGCCTCCGGCAGTTCCTCGCGACCGCCGAGGACGAGGTGACCCTCTCCATCCCCGCCAAGCTGCTCCCCGAGATCGAGGACGAGCTCCGCGAGACCGTCGAGCGCGACGTGCTCGTCTTCCTCATGCTCACCGGCGAGGAGTCCGCCAGCGCGAACCTGGACCGGGAGACACCCGTCGCGAGCGTCGTCCGCGTCTGGGCGGAGCGCGCCCCCGTGCTGTTCACCGTCGACACCCGGCTCGGGCTGTTCGCGCCCTACGAGCTCCTCGCGCGCTCGAACACCGGCACCCAGGCGGTGACCATCGCGCAGGAGCAGCTCGTCCCCATCCTCGTCGGCTCCTTCTTCGGCAACTACTGGCCGATGGCCGAGGAGGCCGTCGTCGCCTCCCCGCCGCCGCTCCCGCAGTCGTTCCAGAGCTTCCGGCACGCCGTCTTCGCCGCGACGCGCCACCGGAACCAGGGGACGGAGGTCGTCGCGACCGTCGAGGCCCGACCGGTCCACGACGGCAGCGAGTTCCGGAGCCTGACCGGCCGCGTCGTCGAGGTCCGCCAGTCGCTCGTCGACCCGGTCCGGAGCACCTTCGCCGTCGAGAACGCGCTCGTCCTCGACATCGACGGCGAGCGCGTCTCGGTGGGCGGTCCCGGCGCGTTCATCGAGGACTACGAGGCCCGGTCGGTGAGGCTCGACCCGCTGGAGTAG
- the nucS gene encoding endonuclease NucS translates to MPTERHDSPDAETIERVVRAGQRDGAMVTCLAECEVEYDGRSGGYLGPGDRLVVAKPDGTLLVHRPSGHQPVNWMPAGATIKVEEDEGAPLLYARRSNPNEYLRVYLHEPYLLTRFDADDPATYQERGTEAEMHEYIERNPETAIEEGFRVVEHERESVYGYIDFYGKDAEGRPVVVEVKRRQATLNNVDQLKRYMELYRESNPDVRGILVAPSASDRVRRTLRDDGLEFVELSEFAVEKRESSEKTLSDFL, encoded by the coding sequence GTGCCGACAGAACGACACGACTCACCGGACGCCGAGACCATCGAACGCGTCGTCAGGGCGGGCCAGCGCGACGGCGCGATGGTCACCTGTCTCGCGGAGTGCGAGGTGGAGTACGACGGCCGCAGCGGGGGCTACCTCGGGCCGGGCGACCGGCTGGTCGTGGCCAAACCCGACGGCACCCTCCTCGTCCACCGGCCCTCGGGGCACCAGCCGGTGAACTGGATGCCCGCCGGCGCGACAATCAAGGTGGAGGAGGACGAGGGCGCGCCGCTGCTGTACGCGCGTCGCTCGAACCCGAACGAGTACCTGCGGGTGTACCTCCACGAGCCGTACCTGCTGACGCGGTTCGACGCCGACGACCCGGCGACGTACCAGGAGCGTGGGACCGAGGCGGAGATGCACGAGTACATCGAGCGCAACCCCGAGACGGCCATCGAGGAGGGCTTTCGCGTGGTGGAGCACGAGCGCGAGAGCGTCTACGGCTACATCGACTTCTACGGGAAGGACGCGGAGGGTCGGCCGGTGGTCGTCGAGGTGAAACGGCGGCAGGCGACGCTGAACAACGTCGACCAGCTGAAGCGGTACATGGAGCTCTACAGGGAGTCGAACCCGGACGTGCGGGGCATCCTCGTCGCGCCGTCCGCCAGCGACCGGGTGCGGCGAACGCTCAGGGACGACGGGCTGGAGTTCGTCGAGCTGTCGGAGTTCGCCGTCGAGAAGCGCGAGTCCAGCGAGAAGACGCTCTCCGATTTCCTCTGA
- a CDS encoding DUF420 domain-containing protein, with product MATSNARGLVRENVLTTTVVLSALGYALVLGTFAGLFPIYPEIGRETTDLLSHAIAVVNTIATVSLALGWYWIRNGDVRKHRAAMLTSFSLILVFLVLYLTKVGGGGEKAIVGAPDLVYGAYLLMLAIHIVLSVVSVPVVLYALLLGLTHSPAELRDTAHKRIGRIAAGSWILSLTLGVVTYVMLNHIYSAEMRLVSLLV from the coding sequence ATGGCTACCTCGAACGCACGCGGGCTGGTCCGGGAGAACGTGCTGACGACGACGGTCGTCCTCTCGGCGCTCGGCTACGCGCTCGTCCTCGGCACGTTCGCCGGGCTCTTTCCCATCTACCCGGAGATCGGCAGGGAAACGACGGACCTGCTCTCGCACGCCATCGCGGTCGTCAACACGATTGCGACGGTGTCGCTCGCGCTCGGCTGGTACTGGATTCGCAACGGCGACGTCAGGAAGCACCGGGCCGCCATGCTGACCTCGTTCAGCCTCATCCTCGTCTTCCTCGTGCTCTACCTCACGAAGGTCGGCGGCGGCGGCGAGAAGGCCATCGTCGGCGCACCGGACCTCGTCTACGGTGCGTACCTGCTCATGCTCGCCATCCACATCGTGCTCTCCGTGGTCTCGGTGCCGGTCGTGCTGTACGCGCTGCTGCTCGGGCTCACGCACTCGCCGGCGGAGCTCCGGGACACCGCGCACAAGCGCATCGGCCGCATCGCCGCCGGCTCGTGGATCCTCTCGCTCACCCTCGGCGTCGTCACCTACGTCATGCTGAACCACATCTACAGCGCCGAGATGCGACTCGTGAGCCTGCTCGTCTGA
- a CDS encoding ABC transporter permease — translation MTTTRRVRSEFVAAWHSFLRRRVAVFFTFFFPVLLVGIFGALVQTNPTGGGLFAEDPAYYVPGYLATVVLQTPLSRMGSEVARHREGSRFEKLATTPLSRAEWLLAHTLVNTVIIAIAGFALLALTVVLTGASITFSPLLLLYVPVGVVCFCGVGALLGALADSQDGAITAANAIGLPLLFLSETFVPPSMLPDWFHPLVALSPLTYFAHGLRQAIWSGADPGTVILGLDAIESLALLAVLAAVFFALGARAIPVTD, via the coding sequence ATGACGACGACGAGACGCGTCCGGTCCGAGTTCGTCGCAGCCTGGCACTCGTTCCTGCGCCGGCGGGTCGCCGTGTTCTTCACGTTCTTCTTCCCGGTGCTGCTCGTCGGCATCTTCGGCGCGCTGGTCCAGACGAACCCCACCGGTGGCGGCCTGTTCGCCGAGGACCCGGCGTACTACGTCCCCGGCTACCTCGCGACCGTGGTGCTCCAGACGCCCCTCTCGCGCATGGGCTCGGAGGTCGCCCGGCACCGCGAGGGCAGCCGCTTCGAGAAGCTCGCGACGACGCCGCTCTCGCGGGCCGAGTGGCTCCTCGCCCACACGCTCGTCAACACGGTCATCATCGCCATCGCCGGCTTCGCGCTGCTCGCGCTGACCGTCGTCCTGACCGGCGCGAGCATCACCTTCTCGCCGCTGCTCCTCCTGTACGTGCCGGTCGGCGTGGTCTGCTTCTGCGGCGTCGGCGCGCTGCTCGGCGCGCTCGCGGACTCCCAGGACGGGGCCATCACGGCCGCGAACGCTATCGGGCTCCCCCTGCTGTTCCTCTCGGAGACGTTCGTCCCGCCGTCGATGCTCCCGGACTGGTTCCACCCGCTCGTTGCACTCTCGCCGCTGACGTACTTCGCACACGGGCTCCGGCAGGCGATCTGGTCCGGTGCCGACCCGGGAACCGTCATCCTGGGGCTCGACGCCATCGAATCGCTGGCGCTGCTCGCGGTGCTCGCGGCCGTGTTCTTCGCGCTCGGCGCACGGGCGATTCCCGTGACGGACTGA
- a CDS encoding cobalamin B12-binding domain-containing protein codes for MSTDQSQRSIRCLVAKVGLDGHDRGAHVIARAFRDAGFEVIYSGLHKAPDEIVQAAVQEDVNVLGISILSGAHNTLVPKIVAGLKEYDAFDDTLILVGGVIPDDDKAELKELGVSEVFGPGTPMEETVEYVRENAPER; via the coding sequence ATGAGTACCGACCAGTCGCAGCGGTCGATTCGGTGTCTCGTGGCCAAGGTCGGGCTGGACGGCCACGACCGCGGCGCACACGTCATCGCGCGGGCGTTCCGCGACGCCGGCTTCGAGGTCATCTACTCCGGGCTGCACAAGGCTCCCGACGAGATCGTCCAGGCGGCGGTCCAGGAGGACGTGAACGTGCTCGGCATCTCCATCCTCTCCGGTGCCCACAACACGCTCGTCCCGAAGATCGTCGCCGGCCTGAAGGAGTACGACGCGTTCGACGACACGCTCATCCTCGTCGGCGGGGTCATCCCCGACGACGACAAGGCCGAACTGAAGGAGCTCGGCGTCTCCGAGGTGTTCGGCCCCGGCACGCCGATGGAGGAGACGGTCGAGTACGTCCGCGAGAACGCGCCGGAACGATGA
- a CDS encoding ABC transporter ATP-binding protein: MASLRIDNLRKEYDKGSIVAVDGLSLDIADGEFVTVVGPSGCGKTTTLRMIAGLERSTSGSIHIGDDDVTDQSARERDVAMVFQNYALYPHKTVAQNMGFGLRMSTDLSKEERDEKVRWAAEMMDIEELLEKKPGELSGGQKQRVALGRAIVREPAVFLFDEPLSNLDAKLRTTMRTEIQRLQNELDITAVYVTHDQEEAMTMGDRMVILRDGRLQQAGAPKHVYENPANRFVGGFVGSPSMNFVDVTASTTGGTTTLASDDLTCELSGAVADDLPADDEFVLGVRPEDVAPASGDTGTGLTATVEVVEPVGSDNYIYLDVADQFIARVDSTVEPAPGESMAVAFDESALHLFDTDTGEAVAVGERRAEAHTV, encoded by the coding sequence ATGGCCAGTCTTCGCATCGACAACCTGCGCAAGGAGTACGACAAGGGCTCCATCGTCGCAGTGGACGGGCTCTCGCTGGACATCGCGGACGGCGAGTTCGTCACGGTCGTCGGTCCCTCGGGCTGTGGGAAGACGACGACGCTGCGGATGATCGCCGGGCTGGAACGCAGCACCTCCGGCAGCATCCACATCGGCGACGACGACGTGACCGACCAGTCCGCCCGCGAACGCGACGTGGCGATGGTGTTCCAGAACTACGCGCTCTACCCGCACAAGACCGTGGCCCAGAACATGGGCTTCGGCCTGCGGATGAGCACCGATCTCTCGAAGGAGGAGCGCGACGAGAAGGTCCGGTGGGCCGCCGAGATGATGGACATCGAGGAGCTGCTGGAGAAGAAGCCGGGCGAGCTCTCCGGCGGGCAGAAACAGCGCGTCGCACTCGGCCGTGCCATCGTGCGCGAGCCCGCCGTCTTCCTGTTCGACGAGCCGCTGTCGAACCTCGACGCGAAGCTGCGGACGACGATGCGCACCGAGATACAGCGCCTCCAGAACGAGCTGGACATCACCGCCGTCTACGTCACGCACGACCAGGAGGAGGCGATGACGATGGGCGACCGGATGGTCATCCTGCGCGACGGCCGGCTCCAGCAGGCCGGCGCACCGAAGCACGTCTACGAGAACCCGGCCAACCGGTTCGTCGGCGGCTTCGTCGGTTCGCCGAGCATGAACTTCGTCGACGTCACCGCGAGCACGACCGGCGGCACGACCACGCTCGCCAGCGACGACCTCACCTGTGAACTGTCCGGAGCAGTCGCGGACGACCTGCCGGCCGACGACGAGTTCGTCCTCGGCGTCCGGCCCGAAGACGTCGCACCGGCCAGCGGGGACACGGGCACGGGCCTCACCGCGACGGTCGAGGTCGTCGAACCCGTCGGCAGCGACAACTACATCTACCTCGACGTGGCCGACCAGTTCATCGCCCGTGTCGACTCGACGGTCGAACCGGCCCCCGGCGAGTCGATGGCCGTCGCCTTCGACGAGTCGGCACTCCACCTGTTCGACACCGACACCGGCGAGGCGGTCGCCGTCGGAGAACGCCGCGCCGAAGCACACACCGTCTAG
- a CDS encoding glucan 1,4-alpha-glucosidase — protein sequence MNLRASIRDYRRTRDHPTRFPGELRTTDGRFSGVDGRLVYVGRDGRLADFSAPLSTLGGLARARFGVRVDGETRWLDGFDAREQRYDDHTALVETTFDDGDVRVDRRDLTAGTGHVTHVDVDGPADALVCYASFVPDCRETQVGQLAHRDRNVVEAYHRTEHDFLAADTGFEQVEGRRPADFEELLAEGPPPGPEIGEDEPYESGQLGGNVLVVVPLVDGAATVASLLTEGDTDRETAIERVTGLATDHDPDGLAAVAREQLQPPVTGGPETVAADLRALRLLTAPGGGRVAGPDFDPNYANSGGYGYTWFRDDAEIARYLLDADAELDLGLDAEHHRSACFYLDTQLDDGSWPHRVWPSDGSLAPGWANATLEGGGDDYQADQTASVVAFLAAYRRRLAADDLATADAPAIDALDDALAAGVDALDDWLGDDGLPVACQNAWEDMTGRFTHTAATYLQAYAAVARAPVGELADHADRRTREVFDGLDALWSREREAYGLRLVDGDLDARFDSSSFALVEAHRAAAALGVVTDDRLDRLASHTEHAVAGLARRTDDVYGLVRYEGDDWRAREQDDPKVWTVATAWGAHAAAELAGLLDAQGRRDGDQFATLSAALLAELSPGGSLCTAGGYLPEQVFDDGTPDSATPLGWPHAIRLVAAAREDVRTAQTSATVGEDD from the coding sequence ATGAATCTCCGCGCCTCGATCCGCGACTACAGGCGGACCCGGGACCACCCGACCCGGTTCCCCGGCGAACTCCGGACCACGGACGGCCGGTTCTCCGGCGTCGACGGCCGGCTCGTCTACGTCGGCCGCGACGGCCGGCTCGCGGACTTCTCCGCGCCGCTCTCGACGCTTGGCGGGCTCGCCCGGGCGCGTTTCGGCGTCCGGGTCGACGGCGAGACGCGCTGGCTGGACGGCTTCGACGCCCGCGAGCAGCGCTACGACGACCACACGGCCCTGGTCGAGACGACGTTCGACGACGGCGACGTGCGCGTCGACCGGCGGGACCTGACCGCCGGCACCGGGCACGTCACGCACGTCGACGTCGACGGCCCGGCGGACGCGCTCGTCTGCTACGCCTCGTTCGTCCCCGACTGCAGGGAGACCCAGGTGGGCCAGCTCGCCCACCGCGACCGGAACGTCGTCGAGGCCTACCACCGCACCGAGCACGACTTCCTCGCCGCCGACACCGGCTTCGAGCAAGTCGAGGGCCGCCGCCCGGCGGACTTCGAGGAGCTCCTCGCCGAGGGCCCGCCCCCCGGCCCCGAGATCGGCGAGGACGAGCCGTACGAGTCCGGACAACTCGGCGGGAACGTCCTCGTCGTCGTCCCGCTGGTGGACGGCGCGGCGACCGTCGCGAGCCTGCTCACCGAGGGGGACACCGACCGCGAGACGGCCATCGAGCGGGTCACCGGACTCGCCACGGACCACGACCCCGACGGGCTCGCCGCCGTCGCCCGCGAGCAGCTTCAACCGCCGGTGACGGGGGGACCCGAAACCGTCGCCGCCGACCTGCGGGCGCTCCGACTGCTCACCGCGCCGGGCGGCGGCCGCGTCGCCGGGCCGGACTTCGACCCGAACTACGCCAACTCCGGCGGCTACGGCTACACCTGGTTCCGCGACGACGCCGAGATCGCCCGCTACCTGCTGGACGCCGACGCCGAACTCGACCTCGGACTCGACGCCGAACACCACCGGAGCGCGTGCTTCTACCTCGACACGCAGCTCGACGACGGGAGCTGGCCGCACCGCGTCTGGCCGTCGGACGGGTCGCTCGCGCCCGGGTGGGCGAACGCGACCCTCGAGGGCGGCGGCGACGACTATCAGGCCGACCAGACCGCGAGCGTCGTCGCGTTCCTCGCGGCCTACCGCCGGCGGCTCGCCGCCGACGACCTCGCGACGGCCGACGCGCCCGCCATCGATGCACTCGACGACGCGCTCGCCGCCGGCGTCGACGCACTGGACGACTGGCTCGGCGACGACGGGCTGCCGGTCGCCTGCCAGAACGCCTGGGAGGACATGACCGGCCGGTTCACGCACACCGCCGCGACGTACCTCCAGGCGTACGCGGCGGTCGCCCGCGCCCCGGTTGGCGAACTCGCTGACCACGCGGACCGGCGGACCCGCGAGGTGTTCGACGGACTCGACGCGCTCTGGAGCCGCGAGCGGGAGGCGTACGGCCTGCGACTGGTCGACGGCGACCTGGACGCGCGGTTCGACTCCAGTTCGTTCGCGCTGGTCGAGGCCCATCGGGCGGCCGCCGCGCTCGGCGTGGTCACCGACGACCGGCTCGATCGGCTCGCCAGCCACACCGAACACGCCGTCGCGGGGCTCGCCCGCCGGACGGACGACGTGTACGGGCTCGTCCGCTACGAGGGTGACGACTGGCGCGCTCGCGAGCAGGACGACCCGAAGGTCTGGACCGTCGCGACGGCGTGGGGTGCCCATGCGGCGGCCGAACTCGCAGGGCTGCTCGACGCGCAGGGCCGGCGGGATGGCGACCAGTTCGCCACCCTTTCGGCGGCGCTGCTCGCGGAGCTCTCACCCGGCGGGAGCCTCTGCACGGCTGGCGGGTACCTGCCAGAGCAGGTGTTCGACGACGGCACCCCCGACAGCGCGACGCCGCTGGGCTGGCCGCACGCCATCCGGCTCGTTGCCGCCGCTCGGGAGGACGTGCGGACGGCACAGACATCGGCAACGGTGGGCGAGGACGACTGA